A single region of the Mercenaria mercenaria strain notata chromosome 6, MADL_Memer_1, whole genome shotgun sequence genome encodes:
- the LOC123549869 gene encoding uncharacterized protein LOC123549869, whose product MATRLRAVLKGQKGAVTRVFTKFETIDLEGTNFDELQTIEDTLKCKLQIITDIHEQIVNSIPEENAEEIEHEILDQEDYVYEFRNRIQRVSKFRQVKFSNLNANSQVFPILIPEGTENRTQRENNYSYSIQGHASTANPSYGSVYHRLPKLELPKFDGDILEWQSFWDSYECAIHNNASLSGVQKFTYLKTSLRNEALQMIAGFSLTNSNYEKAISLLHERYGQKDIIIQSYMTALLEVPAPTHTVSSLRRFYDTTETYIRALESLNQSESTYGSLLTPVMLQKLPSDVRQNMTRAHGSQSWRLPELLSSLLSEITILDAGAPYVKQYDVPATTSTFLTKSDSHKTKKSNSTTQRKPKSYTEKKCVYCKGHHSSLECKKLQIIKREWT is encoded by the coding sequence ATGGCAACACGATTACGGGCAGTGCTTAAAGGACAGAAAGGAGCAGTGACGCGAGTTTTTACCAAATTTGAAACTATTGATTTAGAGGGAACGAATTTTGACGAGCTCCAAACCATTGAGGATACGCTGAAATGCAAACTCCAAATTATAACGGACATACACGAACAAATTGTGAACTCTATCCCGGAAGAGAATGCTGAGGAGATTGAACATGAAATTTTGGACCAAGAAGATTATGTGTACGAGTTCAGAAATAGAATTCAACGAGTGAGCAAATTCAGGCAAGTCAAATTTTCTAATCTCAATGCaaattcacaagtttttcctattCTGATCCCAGAAGGCACAGAAAACAGAACACAACGCGAAAATAACTATTCTTACAGCATACAAGGGCATGCATCCACGGCCAACCCGAGTTACGGCTCAGTATATCACAGATTACCTAAACTCGAGCTTCCTAAGTTTGACGGTGATATTTTAGAATGGCAGTCCTTTTGGGACTCGTACGAATGTGCAATTCACAATAATGCATCGCTGAGCGGAGTACAGAAGTTTACTTACCTGAAGACTTCTCTTAGAAATGAGGCATTACAGATGATAGCTGGTTTCTCGCTCACTAATTCTAATTACGAGAAAGCTATTTCCCTACTTCATGAACGTTATGGACAGAAAGATATTATCATACAATCATACATGACGGCTTTACTAGAAGTCCCCGCACCTACGCACACAGTTTCGAGTTTACGCAGATTCTACGACACAACAGAAACCTACATCAGAGCGCTAGAATCGTTAAACCAATCAGAATCCACGTATGGTTCCCTGCTTACTCCAGTGATGTTGCAGAAACTACCTTCCGACGTCAGACAGAATATGACACGTGCGCACGGGTCACAGTCTTGGCGCTTACCCGAACTTTTGAGTAGTTTACTATCCGAGATTACTATTCTGGATGCCGGAGCCCCGTACGTAAAACAATATGACGTCCCAGCCACGACCTCCACATTTCTCACGAAGTCCGATTCCCACAAAACGAAGAAAAGCAATTCCACTACACAGCGAAAACCAAAGAGTTATACAGAGAAGAAATGTGTATATTGTAAAGGACATCATTCAAGCTTAGAATGCAAAAAGTTACAGATTATAAAGAGAGAATGGACATAG
- the LOC123549870 gene encoding uncharacterized protein LOC123549870, which produces MARKLEIKPTGQEALSLSGFGDKERRLRHLDTAVIYLESTHEDIPVKVLIVPEISVPLATYTNQVRELSYLKGLKLAHPVHTSDDFNIEILVGADFYWTIVQDEVIRGNGPTAIQSKLGYLLSGPLNVPTFRNITPTPVSMMNVFTLHSKEEVDLEKFWKIESMGVEPVTKKQEYEQYLTHYQDTCITYNDGKYIAKLPWREEHDTLPTNELISRRRTENVINRLRKEPKLLHTYGEIIREQEQRGFIEEVPADQICTTRKLHYIPHHHVKKDSATTPIRIVYDCSCRSGREFPSLNDCLMNTPPHLTDLTTILIRFRYNKYAICTDIEKAFLNVGLHADDRDVTRFYWLTDPDDPASTLKTYRFKSVLFGATCSPFILNATILKHLEIHQCELTDLIKSGLYVDNILTSVQDEQKLHDFFESSRQIFKQASFNLRSWSSNSEALRTKFKAGGIDDKDKEIKVLGMRWNPETDVLYIPQRTLSMQNDHLLAKREILKESSSIFDPLGLLNPVTVRSKVLMQSLWQRKLEWDELLPDDIIKEWCSIRADVKKAIDMKFPRCYFPDDSPTEKNLHIFCDASVKAYGACAYLVSGSHSTLVMAKNRVAPIKQLTIPKLELCAAVLGARLCHHIITSIECQRVYLWSDSQIALQWISTSKKQPIFVSNRVQEIHELTKTYEWRYCSTDTNPADILSRGLSYDKFHDNRLWFHGPDWLTNTASFPVKSTISQIHVNDNSQGEDTIVLVKETPFVPGILHILDLQRFSSYQKVLRVCAYIFRFVDQCKKQKKYGGDLHPHELDTAARTLIKHTQYVRCPDVLDYMKKTNSRCIKPALVRQLDLYLDIDKILRCGGRIANAPLPEETRFPYLIPSRGKLTELLVTDAHETQLHAGLESTVTYLRQRFWIPSIRQRVRTIIRTCVTCRKVTAKPYRVPDPPPLPSDRLKHAPPFTVTGIDFTGALTVKATDGRLLKVYICLFTCANTRAVHLEIVTDMKTESFILAVRRFISRQSTPKVFMSDNALTFIATAKIMKEEVLNPHGITWKFIPQHAPWYGGWWERLIGLTKTSLKKVLGKALINLETLQTLITEVECIINDRPLTHSSTDPADDEPLTPSHLLYGRRITTPIYPDDREEPEADDMSRDKADKLYRFKSATIEHFWSRWKHEYLTSLREFHKHLGGEGDLIRIGDVVQIHDDTLPRSRWSLGVIDDVVTGADGRTRAARVKSRKGIITRPIAKLYPLELIE; this is translated from the coding sequence ATGGCTAGAAAGCTTGAAATAAAACCGACTGGACAAGAAGCATTATCACTCTCAGGATTTGGCGACAAAGAACGACGACTACGTCATCTTGATACAGCAGTTATCTATTTAGAGTCGACCCATGAAGATATACCAGTTAAAGTGTTAATCGTGCCCGAGATTTCCGTGCCGTTAGCAACGTACACAAACCAAGTTAGAGAACTGTCATATTTAAAGGGACTCAAACTAGCACATCCGGTGCATACAAGTGATGACTTTAACATAGAGATTTTAGTTGGTGCAGATTTTTATTGGACTATAGTGCAAGACGAGGTTATTCGTGGCAACGGACCTACAGCCATACAGTCAAAACTCGGCTATCTTTTGTCAGGACCTCTCAATGTTCCCACATTTAGAAACATTACGCCGACACCCGTATCCATGATGAATGTGTTCACGCTGCATAGCAAAGAAGAGGTTGACTTAGAAAAGTTTTGGAAAATCGAATCCATGGGAGTCGAACCAGTAACCAAGAAACAGGAATATGAACAGTACTTGACACATTACCAAGATACGTGCATTACCTACAACGACGGTAAATACATAGCAAAGTTACCTTGGAGGGAAGAACACGATACATTACCGACCAATGAATTGATCAGCCGGCGCAGAACTGAAAATGTAATCAACCGATTGAGGAAAGAACCTAAACTACTACACACGTATGGGGAGATAATCAGAGAGCAAGAACAACGAGGATTTATAGAAGAGGTACCAGCCGACCAGATATGCACGACAAGAAAGTTACATTACATTCCTCACCACCATGTAAAAAAGGACTCAGCAACAACTCCGATTCGCATCGTCTATGATTGTAGCTGCAGATCCGGACGTGAATTTCCGAGCCTGAACGACTGTTTGATGAACACCCCTCCTCACCTCACTGATCTTACTACAATTTTAATTAGATTCAGATACAACAAATACGCCATTTGCACAGACATAGAGAAAGCGTTTTTGAATGTTGGACTACACGCAGACGACCGTGACGTCACAAGATTTTACTGGTTGACAGACCCAGACGATCCAGCCAGCACTCTAAAGACATATAGATTCAAGTCCGTTCTTTTCGGAGCAACTTGCTCTCCATTTATACTGAATGCGACGATTCTAAAGCACCTAGAGATACACCAATGTGAACTTACTGATCTTATCAAGAGTGGCTTATACGTAGATAATATACTTACCAGCGTCCAAGATGAGCAGAAGTTACATGATTTCTTCGAAAGCAGCCGACAAATATTCAAGCAAGCGTCTTTCAACCTACGATCGTGGAGTTCTAATAGTGAAGCATTACGTACCAAATTCAAAGCCGGCGGAATAGATGACAAAGACAAAGAAATCAAAGTACTAGGTATGCGTTGGAATCCTGAAACAGATGTCTTGTATATACCGCAACGTACATTGTCCATGCAGAATGACCACTTACTGGCGAAAAGAGAGATCTTGAAGGAATCATCATCCATATTCGATCCGCTTGGATTATTGAACCCCGTCACAGTGAGAAGTAAAGTTCTGATGCAATCATTATGGCAACGCAAGTTAGAGTGGGACGAGCTTTTACCAGACGACATAATTAAAGAGTGGTGCAGCATAAGAGCAGACGTTAAAAAAGCCATCGACATGAAGTTCCCACGCTGTTATTTCCCAGATGATTCTcctacagaaaaaaatcttcacaTTTTCTGCGACGCAAGTGTGAAAGCATACGGCGCATGCGCGTACCTTGTTTCTGGAAGTCACAGCACACTTGTTATGGCCAAGAACAGAGTAGCACCCATTAAGCAGTTAACCATCCCGAAACTCGAGCTTTGTGCAGCTGTCCTGGGAGCCAGACTGTGCCACCATATTATCACCAGTATAGAGTGTCAGAGAGTTTACCTGTGGAGCGACAGTCAGATTGCTCTACAGTGGATTTCAACATCAAAGAAGCAACCCATATTTGTATCCAACAGAGTACAAGAAATACATGAACTGACGAAAACATACGAGTGGAGATACTGCTCTACAGATACCAATCCCGCAGATATACTGTCACGTGGTCTATCATATGACAAGTTCCATGACAACAGATTATGGTTCCATGGTCCAGATTGGCTGACAAACACAGCCAGTTTTCCAGTGAAGAGTACCATATCACAGATACACGTAAATGATAACAGCCAAGGTGAAGATACTATCGTCCTTGTAAAAGAAACCCCATTCGTTCCGGGTATTCTACACATATTAGACTTACAGAGATTCAGCTCCTACCAAAAGGTTCTAAGAGTGTGTGCATACATTTTTCGATTTGTAGACCAGTGTAAGAAGCAGAAGAAATATGGCGGAGATCTACATCCACATGAACTCGACACAGCAGCAAGGACCTTAATAAAACATACACAGTACGTGAGGTGTCCAGATGTATTAGATTACATGAAGAAGACCAATTCTAGATGCATTAAACCTGCATTAGTGCGACAACTAGACCTGTACCTTGACATAGACAAAATACTACGCTGTGGAGGACGTATTGCCAACGCACCATTACCTGAGGAAACACGATTCCCGTATCTGATACCATCTAGAGGAAAACTTACTGAGTTGTTAGTTACAGACGCTCACGAAACACAACTTCACGCAGGCTTAGAGAGTACAGTCACATACTTACGTCAACGTTTTTGGATTCCCAGTATACGTCAACGTGTGAGAACCATCATCCGCACGTGCGTCACGTGCCGTAAAGTGACGGCAAAGCCTTACAGAGTACCAGATCCACCCCCTCTACCCAGTGACAGACTCAAACACGCACCTCCGTTTACCGTAACCGGCATTGATTTCACAGGAGCACTTACCGTGAAAGCTACAGACGGAAGATTGCTGAAAGTATACATCTGCCTGTTTACCTGCGCAAACACTCGAGCCGTACACCTGGAAATAGTCACGGATATGAAGACAGAATCTTTTATACTAGCTGTTCGCAGATTTATCAGCAGGCAATCCACACCAAAAGTATTCATGTCCGACAACGCATTAACATTTATAGCTACGGCCAAGATTATGAAAGAAgaagttttgaacccacatggcATTACCTGGAAGTTCATCCCTCAACACGCTCCGTGGTATGGCGGTTGGTGGGAAAGACTCATTGGACTCACCAAGACCAGTCTGAAGAAAGTCCTTGGAAAGGCGTTAATCAACTTAGAAACCCTACAGACGCTCATTACCGAAGTCGAGTGTATAATTAACGATCGGCCGCTGACCCATTCATCAACAGATCCAGCAGACGACGAACCCTTGACGCCCTCACACTTATTATACGGACGAAGAATCACAACACCTATCTATCCAGACGACCGAGAAGAACCGGAAGCAGACGATATGTCACGTGATAAAGCAGACAAGCTATACCGTTTTAAGTCTGCTACAATTGAACATTTTTGGTCCCGGTGGAAGCACGAGTACCTTACATCGTTAAGAGAGTTCCACAAACATTTAGGAGGCGAAGGCGATCTGATTCGAATTGGCGACGTAGTCCAGATTCACGACGACACATTACCCAGAAGCAGGTGGTCCTTAGGTGTTATTGATGACGTTGTTACTGGAGCAGACGGACGTACACGTGCAGCACGAGTCAAATCTAGAAAGGGCATCATCACCAGACCTATAGCAAAACTTTATCCGCTTGAGCTGATTGAATAG